From Amyelois transitella isolate CPQ chromosome 4, ilAmyTran1.1, whole genome shotgun sequence, one genomic window encodes:
- the LOC106129395 gene encoding anaphase-promoting complex subunit 15B — MNIPFPILTPRLIDSKWFNADSPCDEEQELSALEQEHQQWLNSIGQQYMKRAPLGKTDPEPMEEEADTDEEEGNDESDESEESHDEDEEEELRTSYSPARNNNELEPDSLDDLNDAPDPDLIASDQSAMY; from the exons ATGAATATACCATTTCCAATATTAACTCCACGGTTAATAGACTCAAAATGGTTTAATGCAGATAGCCCGTGCGATGAAGAACAAGAACTGTCGGCGTTAGAACAAGAACATCAGCAATGG CTAAATTCAATTGGGCAGCAGTATATGAAGCGTGCTCCACTTGGCAAAACTGACCCAGAACCAATGGAAGAAGAAGCAGACACTGACGAGGAGGAAG gaAATGATGAATCAGATGAATCGGAGGAATCCCATGATGaggatgaagaagaagagCTCAGGACTTCATATTCCCCTGCAAGAAATAACAATGAACTTGAACCTGACAGTTTAGATGATCTCAATGATGCACCTGACCCGGACTTGATTGCATCTGACCAGAGTGCTATGTATTAG
- the LOC106129322 gene encoding uncharacterized protein LOC106129322 isoform X1, with translation MVARWSSIYCIIYVAFSSQRTLSMSSLNRRSFFFDKNNAENVLTDLIYSKSYYPKEKSLPKNTIVKDPDDDVAYLISKLSDDELIKLLNNQPSKAEYDLNDVAKIVYSTQSTKFKSEINPIKLQSDNKSYKIRNKVSNVEKEGSPGAFFKLDHKAVDTVGSNNDHNYNALQKLNNFLYNYPQTLNVDQSTEDMDKKGQLFDVLVSQLKTLCCKKSNPIKPSRYHFKSREPETAPNDYIFLIVNDEIKSNVSDELISVDPDSLATNSSVLLLGPITSPLSDGQLKFVVSRIAAELSKPEYLPLLRQLAEGTLSDRNMKIMKSLVTGPETRRYIKPHRCNHQSKLARVYGGPKWLICTGYLNINGPSIYD, from the exons ATGGTTGCAAGGTGGTCTTCTATTTACTGTATTATATACGTGGCTTTTTCG TCACAAAGGACACTATCTATGTCTTCATTAAATAGACGATCGTTCTTTTTCGACAAGAATAATGCTGAAAATGTTTTAACGGATTTAATATACTCGAAATCCTACTATCCCAAAGAAAAATCTTTGCCAAAAAACACAATTGTTAAAGATCCAG atgatGATGTAGCATATCTCATTTCAAAATTGTCAGATGATGAATTGATAAAATTGCTAAATAATCAACCCAGTAAAGCAGAGTACGATTTAAATGATGTTGCCAAAATAGTTTATAGCACACAATCTACCAAATTTAAATCTGAAATAAATCCAATAAAATTACAGTCAGACAATAAGTCGTATAAAATCCGAAACAAGGTTTCAAATGTTGAAAAAGAAGGCTCTCCAGgagctttttttaaattggatcATAAGGCAGTAGACACTGTCGGGAGTAATAATGACCATAATTACAAtgcattacaaaaattaaacaacttCCTATATAACTACCCACAAACGTTGAATGTAGATCAAAGCACCGAAGATATGGACAAAAAGGGACAGCTTTTTGACGTTCTCGTATcacaattaaaaactttatgctGTAAGAAAAGCAATCCTATAAAACCTTCTAGATATCATTTCAAGTCCAGGGAACCGGAAACGGCGCCTAATGACTACATATTTTTGATTGTAAATGATGAAATCAAAAGTAATGTTAGTGATGAACTTATATCAGTGGATCCTGATAGTTTAGCAACGAACAGTAGTGTTTTATTGCTGGGACCGATAACGAGTCCCTTATCAGATGGCCAACTAAAGTTTGTT GTATCTCGTATTGCGGCGGAATTGTCAAAGCCAGAATATTTGCCACTATTGCGTCAATTAGCAGAGGGTACGCTCAGCGACcgaaatatgaaaattatgaaGAGTTTAGTAACGGGTCCTGAAACTAGACGATACATCAAACCACATAGATGTAACCACCAGTCGAAGCTCGCCAGGGTCTACGGTGGTCCTAAATGGCTTATATGCACAGGATACTTAAACATTAATGGACCAAGCatatatgattaa
- the LOC106129322 gene encoding uncharacterized protein LOC106129322 isoform X2, whose amino-acid sequence MSSLNRRSFFFDKNNAENVLTDLIYSKSYYPKEKSLPKNTIVKDPDDDVAYLISKLSDDELIKLLNNQPSKAEYDLNDVAKIVYSTQSTKFKSEINPIKLQSDNKSYKIRNKVSNVEKEGSPGAFFKLDHKAVDTVGSNNDHNYNALQKLNNFLYNYPQTLNVDQSTEDMDKKGQLFDVLVSQLKTLCCKKSNPIKPSRYHFKSREPETAPNDYIFLIVNDEIKSNVSDELISVDPDSLATNSSVLLLGPITSPLSDGQLKFVVSRIAAELSKPEYLPLLRQLAEGTLSDRNMKIMKSLVTGPETRRYIKPHRCNHQSKLARVYGGPKWLICTGYLNINGPSIYD is encoded by the exons ATGTCTTCATTAAATAGACGATCGTTCTTTTTCGACAAGAATAATGCTGAAAATGTTTTAACGGATTTAATATACTCGAAATCCTACTATCCCAAAGAAAAATCTTTGCCAAAAAACACAATTGTTAAAGATCCAG atgatGATGTAGCATATCTCATTTCAAAATTGTCAGATGATGAATTGATAAAATTGCTAAATAATCAACCCAGTAAAGCAGAGTACGATTTAAATGATGTTGCCAAAATAGTTTATAGCACACAATCTACCAAATTTAAATCTGAAATAAATCCAATAAAATTACAGTCAGACAATAAGTCGTATAAAATCCGAAACAAGGTTTCAAATGTTGAAAAAGAAGGCTCTCCAGgagctttttttaaattggatcATAAGGCAGTAGACACTGTCGGGAGTAATAATGACCATAATTACAAtgcattacaaaaattaaacaacttCCTATATAACTACCCACAAACGTTGAATGTAGATCAAAGCACCGAAGATATGGACAAAAAGGGACAGCTTTTTGACGTTCTCGTATcacaattaaaaactttatgctGTAAGAAAAGCAATCCTATAAAACCTTCTAGATATCATTTCAAGTCCAGGGAACCGGAAACGGCGCCTAATGACTACATATTTTTGATTGTAAATGATGAAATCAAAAGTAATGTTAGTGATGAACTTATATCAGTGGATCCTGATAGTTTAGCAACGAACAGTAGTGTTTTATTGCTGGGACCGATAACGAGTCCCTTATCAGATGGCCAACTAAAGTTTGTT GTATCTCGTATTGCGGCGGAATTGTCAAAGCCAGAATATTTGCCACTATTGCGTCAATTAGCAGAGGGTACGCTCAGCGACcgaaatatgaaaattatgaaGAGTTTAGTAACGGGTCCTGAAACTAGACGATACATCAAACCACATAGATGTAACCACCAGTCGAAGCTCGCCAGGGTCTACGGTGGTCCTAAATGGCTTATATGCACAGGATACTTAAACATTAATGGACCAAGCatatatgattaa